The genomic segment TTCGTCTATTCGTCTATTCGTCTATTCGTCTATTCGTCTATTCGTCTATTCGTTCTTAAATTGGAGTATTTATGACGATATACCAGCAGATCGAGAACTGGGCGGCGGAGAACAGGATTTCTGCCGCGGCATTTCAAGGACTTTCGCAATGGCTTATTGATCCAGAGTTTGCCGATTTTGTTCCGGAAATTCAATTGCTTATTGAAGATGAAGATATAGATGAGATTGAGGATGCTTTTCGCACCCATATCGAGTTTGGCACGGGCGGTATTCGGGGCAAGATGGGTCCTGGTCCCAATCGAATCAATTTGAGGACGATTGGAGAGGCGGCGCAGGGTTTGGCGCAGTATATACTCAAGTCGGGTATTGAGGATGCCAGAGATATGGGTGTGGTGATTGCGTACGATACGCGGAACAATTCGGATGTTTTTGCGCGGGAGACGGCTGCGATTATTGCGGGTAATGGTATTGTTGCGCGTCTGTTTGATGGTCCCCGCGCAACGCCTCATCTTTCTTTTGCGCTTCGCCAGACAGGGGCTGTTGCTGGTGTGGTTATTAGCGCGAGTCACAATCCGCCTTCGGATAATGGTTTTAAGGCGTGCTGGATTGATGGCGGGCAGGTGGTTCCGCCGCACGATAAGAATATTATTGCCGAGGTTGGTGCTGTTAAGCGTCTCGATAGAATTGACTATGCGGACGGGGTGGATCGGGAGTTGATTGAGGTGCTCGATGAGAAGCTCGACGCACAATATGTTGAAAAGCTGGTTGATCTTTCCCTTTGCGATGCCCGCGATATACGTGTCGTTTATACGCCGCTGCACGGTGTTGGTTCAACGAGTGTTGTGCCCGCGCTTCAGAATCTGGGGTATTCCCATTTGCGCGTTGTTGAGGCGCAAGATGTTCCGGATGGCAATTTTCCTACGGTGGCAGGGGGTGTGGCAAATCCCGAAGATCCGGGTGCGCTTTCTCTTGCTATTGAAGAGGCAAGGCGGGTTCGGGCTGATGTTGTTCTGGCGAGCGATCCAGATGCCGATCGTCTGGGTTGTGCGCTGCCCGATCCACAGAAGGGTTGGGATGCCGCTCCCGATAATCTCGCGATTAATGGCAATCAGATCGGCGCTATTTTGTGTTATTATATTTTGACTTCGCTCAGGGAGCAGGATAAATTGCCCGATAGGGGAATTGTGTGTAAGACGATTGTTACGACAGATCTCATTAGTCGTATTGCGAGGGATTTTGGTCTGATATCTGTTGATAACCTCCTCGTTGGGTTCAAATATATTGGCGATGTGATTAATAATTTGTCAGATGATGAGACTTTTGTGTTTGGGACGGAAGAGAGCCACGGTTATTTGTTTACCGATTTTGTGCGCGATAAAGATGCCGCTGTTGCTGCGGTTTTGCTCGCGGAGTGCGCTGCCCAACTCAAGAGGCAAGGTCGTACGTTGAGGGATTATCTGGATGATATTTATCGCGCGTTCGGATATTTTTGCGAGGTGCAGAAATCGACGTATCGAGAAGGCGCACGGGGCAATGAGGAGATTGTCCAGATTATGAATGGTCTGCGCCAGGATCCGCCTGCTGAAATTGGTGGATACAAGGTGGTTGAGGTTATTGATCGCCAGACGAATACTGTGCGCAATGTTCAGGCGGGTTCTACGCGCACGATTCAGGGTGCTATGGGCAATGTTCTCGCGTTTACCTTGTCGGAGAAAGGGCACACGCGGGTAACAGCCCGGCCTTCTGGTACAGAACCCAAGATCAAGTATTATGTTTCGGCGACTTCGGCTGATTGCGCGGATCTGGCTGGGGATGATTTGGAGCAGACGCGCGAAAATGTCGATCAGTTCGCTCAGGAGATTGTCAATGGGATGCTTGTTTCAGCAGAGTGCGCGCTGAAAGCGGTGACATCATGACCCAATCGACAGATACAGGTATTAACCGAAATTTGACGAGCTACGGCGATCCGGAATTTAGCAAGTATATTCGCAGGGCTTTTCTCGCTGCTGCGGGATATGATGGCGAGGATGTGGATCGTCCCGTTATTGGGATTGCTTCGACGGCTTCTGATTATAATCCCTGCCATGGACATATGCCGGATTTGATCGAGGCGGTTAAACGCGGGGTTTTTGAAGGTGGTGGTCTGCCGTTTGTTTTTCCCACGATTTCGCTGAATGAGATTTTCTTTTCGCCTACGACGATGCTTTTTCGGAATTTGCTGTCTATGGAGACCGAGGAGTTGATTACGGCGCAGCCTATGGATGCTGTGGTGCTGATGGGGGGATGCGATAAGACTGTGCCAGCGCAGTTGATGGCTGCTGCTTCGGCTAATATTCCCGCTGTTCAGGTGGTGTCTGGCGCGATGCGTACCGGTTCGTGGCAGGGTGAGAGATTGGGTGCGTGTACGGATTGTCGCCGCTATTGGGCGCAATATCGCGCTGGGGAACTGAGCGATGAGCAGATCGAAGGTGTGACGCAGTCGCTTTGCAGTACGCCGGGGACGTGTATGGTTATGGGGACTGCTTCGACGATGGCGAGTGTGGTGGAGACGCTGGGTTTGATGGTTTCTGGTGGAGCGTCACCGCTTTCGGGTACGGGAGATCGCTTGCGCGTGGGTGTGCGGTCTGGACGCATGGCTGTTGCTCTTGCCCGCGCGGGACGCCGACCCGTACAATTGCTCACGCGGGCGTCTTTTCTCAATGCGCTTGCGGTACTCCACGCGCTGGGTGGTTCTACGAATGCGATTGTTCACTTGCTGGCGATTGCGCGGCGGGCGGGGACCGCGCTGACTCTGGAAGATATGCACGAGGTGTCGCAACGGGTGCCTTTGCTCGTGGATTGTAAGCCGGCAGGTGTGGGTTATATGGAGGATTTTCACGAGGCGGGTGGTGTTCCCGCGTTGCTCAAGGCATTGGCGTCTTTGCTGGATTGTTCTGTGCCGACGATTACGGGGCAAGCACTGGGCGATTATTTGAAGACGGTTCAACCTCCTCAGTCCTGGCAAAGTACTATTCGCACGCTGGACAATCCCCTTGGTGCTACGGGCGCATTGATTGTGATTCGCGGGAATCTGGCGCCGGATGGGGCTGTGCTCAAGGTTGCTGCGGCGTCTCCCGAATTGCTGGCGCATCGGGGTCCCGCGGTTGTTTTTGATTCTGCTGAGGATGCGTCTGCGCGGATTGATGATCCTTCTCTTAATATTACGCCCGATCATGTGATGATTTTGCGGAATGCCGGTCCCGTGGGAGATGGGTTCCCGGAGGCGGGGTCTTTGCCTATTCCCAAATATCTTGCGCAAAAAGGGGTGAAAGATATGGTGCGGATTTCCGATGCGCGTATGAGTGGGACGTCTTATGGTACGGTGGTTTTGCACTGTTCTCCCGAGGCGGCGACAGGGGGACCTCTTGCTTTTGTGCGCGATGGCGATATGGTTGAATTGAATGCAAGAGAACGCCGTATTGATTTGCTGGTCAATGAGGCAGATCTTGCGCGTCGCCGCGAGGCTTTTGTTCCTCCACCAATTCCCGGTCGAGGCTGGCGACACCTGTATGCCAAATGCGTTTTGCCCGCTCACCTCGGTGCGGATCTGGATTTTTTGTGAGATATAGACACCCATAAAGAAAGGATACCTGTTATGGCAGACTATCAACCTCTCGATTTGTCGGCGTTGTGCAATGCGGGGCTTGAAGTTCTGGGCGCAAATGCGAAGGCTCCTGTAGGCAAACAATTATTCCGCGGTTTGCCGTTTTTGGTAAATGACGACGGTTCGAATTGTTTTATCGCGTTGGATGAGGCTTCTGGTCGCGTGACCATTCCAATCAACGCGTCGGCACGCCGCGTGATTATTGCCCATCGCTTGCTGGATTCCGATCTGATGGAGGGCGGTCCGTTAGGGGAAAACGTGGCGGATTATTTGTTTCGGATGGCGGAGGGTGAAGAATTCCGCATTCCCATCCGCGAGCGTTTTGAAATTGCACATTTATCCAGCGGCGGCGCGCCCTTTGTCGCACTTCCGGACCAGAACGACCAGCTATTGCCGCGTTACGAAGGGAGATGGGCGGATATGGGGCGACGTCAGACCGAGGTGTCGCGCGGCACGTCCCGCGGTTATTTTTTGTGGACGTGGGAGAGTCCTCTGCCGGATCGCACGGTTGAGTCGCTGGAGATTATCCCGGGTGGTCCGCGTTTTATTATCGCGGGTGTTACGCTTTCGCATCTCGAAGAGCATCCTTTTGTGCGACACGGGAAGCGGGAAGCGCGCCTGATTCTGACCCATCCCGAAGATGCGGAAAAACCGTTTGACCTCAGCGTGGAGGTGGATCGGGGGACGGCAACTTATGTGCATCCACTGCCCGAAGCGTCTGCCGATGATTTTGTTAATGATGATTTCGCCGGTTGGGGAGAGGCGCAGAATCCCAAATCGAGTCCGGCTTATGTCGAGGTCGCTGCCACGCCTTCGGCTACGATGACGGTTAAGCAGGGCGAGGAAAAGGTGGGCGAGGTCAAGTGGGGTGATGTCGAGGAGAAGAAGGTGGTCGAGACTCCGCGCATGCGCGTGGAGCTCCTGGATCGGGGGCGGAACTGGGTTCACGTCACTGTTCTCGATGACGACACGGGCAAGCCCATCCCTTGCCGCGTCCATTTCCGCTCGCCGGAGGGAATTCCCTATCAGCCTTACGGGCATCACAATCAGGTCAATTCCAATCTCGATAGCTGGCATGTTGATATCGGTGGCGATCTTCGGCTTGGACAAATCACTTATGCGTATATCGACGGTCGTTGCCAGGGGTGGTTGCCGCGCGGCGAGGTTATCGTGGATGTCGCCCGGGGATTCGAGTATGAGCCGCTGCGGACGCGGGTGAAGATCCAACCGGGTCAACGCGAACTGACTTTGCGCCTCAAGCGGTGGATTCACATGAACGAGGGGGGATGGTATAGCGGGGATTCGCATGTTCACTTCCTTTCGACACAGGGCAGTCATACGGAGTCCCAGGGGGAAGATCTCAATATCGTTAATTTGCTCCCGTCGCAGTGGGGCAATCTTTTTACCAATACGGAGGATTTTACGGGCAGGCCGAGTATCTCGCAAGATGGGAATAATATCGTCTATGTCGGTCAGGAGAATAGGCAGCACTTTTTGGGGCATCTCATTTTGTGGGGCCTCAAGGAGCCGGTGATGCCGTGGTGCAGTGACGGTCCCGGTGAGTCCGAACTGGGTGGTACGCTGGAGATCACGATGAGCGATTGGGCGGACCAGTGTCACGCGCAGGGCGGCTCGGTTATTATTCCGCATCTTCCGAATCCGAATGGGGAGCCTGCAGCGCTGATTGCCACGGGGCGCGTGGATGGCGTGGAGATGCTGCGTCATGCGCCGTTCAATCATCTGGAATACTATCGCTATCTCAACTGCGGTTACCGCTTGCCGCTGGTTGGCGGGACGGATAAGATGAGCAGTGATGTGCCCGTTGGTATTTACCGCACTTATGCCTATTTGCCCGATGAGGAATTTACCTACGATAATTGGTGCAAAAGTGTATCGCAGGGTCGAACATTTCACAGCGGTGGTCCCATCATTCATCTCACTGCGGATGGACACCAGGTTGGCGATACGATGCAGTTGTCAGGGGCTGGTACGGTGGAGGTTGAGGCGTGGGCGGAGAGTATTTTTCCGATTCATACGCTCGAGATTGTTCAGGCAGGGCGCGTTGTTGCTTCGACGGAGGATAATAAAGGTGCGCGGCGACTGGCGTTGAAGGCAAAGGTGAAGGTGGATGGGCATACGTGGATTGCCGCCCGATGTGCAGGTCCCAATTATACCAGTGTTCCCCATCACGATGGCTGGGGACGGGGGATTTTCGCCCATACTTCGCCGATTTACATCGCTTGCGGTGGCGAGTGGTGGATGTTCGATCTGGAAGCCGCCCAGTATATGCTGACGCTTATCGATGGCGATCTGGCGTACATCCGTCAAACTGCTGCCCGGCACGATCCCGGTACAGCGACTCACCATCACGGCGAGTTGGACCATCTCGCGTATCTGGAACGTCCCTTTGTCGAAGCCCGTGCAGCGATTCACCGAAGGATGCATCAGTTGGGGATACCGCATTGATGCGAATTATTGACTGATGTTACGCAGGTCTGGGTGTTTGTCATGCTGAGCGGAGTGAAACGGAGCCGAAGCATCTATTCCACCTGCGCTATGAGAAGATTTTTCGACTCCGCTGCGCTCCACTCAAAATGACAGGCTCATTATATTGTGCGGATGCGTAACATCAATTATTGATAAGGATATAGTTCAAATGAATATAGATGTCAGGTGGGTGCGGAAAGACGGGGTCTTGATAGTCGTACTCAATGGTATTATCGACAGTAGCAGTGCTCCTCAATTGCAGCGCGCCCTGGAATCTGGTATTGATCCGGCAGATCGGGCATTGCTGCTGGACTTTGAGCAGGTATCTTTTCTCAGTAGTGCAGGGCTTCGGATTTTCCTGATATTTGCCAGGAGATTTAATGCACCGGGCAAACAATTTGGCGTTTGCGCCCTCTCTGATCCCATCCGCAATGTTATCACCATCAGCGGTTTTGATCGGTTTCTCAAGGTTTATAATTCTCAGGCAGAGGCAGTCAACGCATTCAAAGGCAGTTGAGCTAAGGAGGATAGAGTTGTGTTTGATTATCGCGAGTCCGATGTCAACGCACGGGACCCCGATAGTGGTCGGACGCCGTTACACTTTGCGGTAGAGAATAGTGATTGTGAAGTGGTTGAGCAATTGCTTGAGCGGGGTGCCGATGTCAATGTGCGGGAAAAAACAGGCAATACGCCACTACACTTTGCGGCGATTGGCAATGCTTCTGAAGTGGCCGAGTTATTGCTTGAGCGGGGTGCCTATGTCAACGCGCAGGACAGTGGCGGTACGACGCCGCTACACAATGCGGCGATTGGTAATGCTTCTGAAGTAGTTGAGCAATTGCTTGAGCGGGGTGCCGATGTCGATGTGCAGGATAGTGGTGGCACGACGCCACTACACAATGCGGCGATTAGTAATGCTTCTGAAGTGGCCGAGTTATTACTGAATCGCGGTGCCGATGTCAATGTGCAGGATGTGGTTGGCAATACGCCGCTACACAATGCGGCGAGTAATAATGCTTCTTCTGAAGCAGCTGAGGTATTGTTGGACCATGGTGTCGATGTCAATGTGCAGAATAATGATGGCAATACGCCGCTGGACCTGGCGAGGCGAGGGGATGCTTCTGAAACAGTGGAACTGTTGCTCGACCGTGGTGCTATCACTTCAACGCAACCCAAAAACCGTCGCGTGGGCGTGATTCTGGGCGTGATTATTCTCTTGTTTCTATGTTTTATGATATTTGTTTTATTCAGCCCATAGCATAGCGGTAACAAATTAAAAAATAGACGCCATCCATCCGCCATCCACGGGCAGGGCTGTGCCGGTGATCCAGGCGGCGGCGTCCGATGCGAAGAATATCGCGGCGTTGCCGATGTCCGATGGCAAGCCCAGGCGAGGGAGTGGGGTTTTTACTTTGCAGTCTTCGATGTCCTGTGGTGTGAGATAATCCTGTATGGGCGTTTCGATGTAGCCCGGGCAGATCGCGTTGACAGTTGCGCCAAAGGGAGCCAATTCCAGGGCGGTGTCTCGCGTGAGGTTGACGACGCCGGCTTTTGATGCGGCATACGCTGGTCCTCCGCCTCCGCCAAATGACTGTACAGATGCGATGTGGATGATTCTGCCGGAGGGCTTTTTCAGGTGTGGCATGGCGAGTTTGCTGGCTACATATAGTGCCCGAAGGTTTACGCCCATTACGGTGTCGTAGTCGGCGATGGTTGTTTCTTCTATGCCGCCAGGTATTGTGATGCCGGCGTTGTTTACCAGGATGTCCAGTGTGCCATATTCGGAGACGGTCTGTTCAATCAGATTGCGTACCGCTTCGTCATCCGATACGTCGGTTTGTACAAAGATCCCTTTCCCTCCGAGTTTTTCTATTTCTTCTTCGGTAGAAGTGGTCAGGTCAGTGTCGTGATATATGCCCTGTTTGGGCGCTTCCTGTATATCGGCTACTGCCACACTTGCGCCTTCTCGTGCCAGTGCCAGTGCTATGCCCCGCCCAATGCCAGAGCTTGCGCCTGTGACGATTGCCACGCGGTCTTTGAGTGTCATGATTTCTCCTTGGAAAGGCTCATGCCTATAGAGCCGTCATCGCGGCGTGTTTTTGAGCCGCGATCCAGAGGTGTTGCCTTTGCCTTTCATCTGCGTTGATCTGCGCCATCTGCGGATGCTTTTTTAATCCGCCAATACTTCCGCGATCGCTTCGCACAATGGCCCGATATTGTCCTTTGTCATGCCCGCCACGTTGATGCGTCCCGAACTGACGATGTATATTGAATATCGCTCGCGCAATGCTTCTACTTGCTCGGGGGTCAATCCAGAGAAAGAGAACATTCCTCTCTGGTGTGCGATAAATGAAAAGTCGCGCCGTACGCCTTTTGTCTCGAGGGTATCCACAAATAGGGTGCGCATGTTGTTGATGCGGTCGCGCATGGCTTTTACTTCGCCGTCCCATTGTGCCCGCAAGGCGGGGTCGTTGAGGACTGTTGCGACTGCCTGTGCGCCGTGCGATGGCGGGTTGGAATAATTTGTGCGGATGCAGATTTTGATGTGGCTCATCGCTTTTTCAACGGTGGTGGCGTTTTTTCCCACGAGGGTCAATGCGCCCGTGCGCTCGCGGTAGAGACCAAAGTTTTTGGAGAAGGAACTGGCGACGAGGAGTTCGCAACCGGGTCGGCTGAGAGACAGGAGGCCGATTGCGTCTTCAGCAAGGCCATTGCCCAGGCCCTGATAGGCAAAGTCAACGAGTGGGATGATGCCGCGATCTGCGATGATGTCGGCTATTTGCGCCCATTGCTCGGGAGAGGGATCGACGCCGGTCGGGTTGTGGCAACATCCGTGTAGCAAGACGACATCGCCTGCGGGGATTTGCCCGAGGTCCTGGATAAATGCGTCAAAGTCCAGGCCATAAGACGAGGGGTTGTAATAGCGATAGGTCGCTGTGGGTACGCTGGCAGATTCAAATATTTTGGGGTGGTTTGCCCAGGTGGGATCACTCAGCCATACGCGGGCATGGGGATAGTGCTGATGAATAAAGTCGCCGGCAATGCGCAACGCGCCCGTGCCTCCCGGTGCCTGGGCTGTTCCCGCGCGGCCACTGGTGAGTATTTCGTGTTCTGTGCCCCAGAGGAGTTCTTGAACGGCTTTGTTATACGCTTCGTCGCCTTCTATGCCGAGATAATTTTTGGTGTCTTCATGTGCGAGTAGGCGTTCTTCTGCTGTTTTTACAGAGGCGAATATGGGCGTGTTGCCGTCACCGTCTTTGTACACGCCAACGCCGAGGTTTATTTTGTTGGGGTTTGGGTCGTTTTTGAATGCTTCAGTCAATCCTATAATGGGATCCGCAGGCGCCATTGTCAGGGATTCGAACATTATTCCTTCCTTTGGTTTTGATTGCCGGTTTTGCCTGTCATCGCGGCAGGGTTTTGAGCCGCGATCCAGAAGGTTTTTGTCGCGGGCAAAGATACATATACATCCCACAAAACGCAAGCCCACGCGAGGTGTATCCTGTCCATCCTACCATCTTGCCTATCCTGATATTGATTTTCCCACCCCCCTGTCGTATCTTCATCTTATGTCACAGGCTTCATATAAAACCCGCGGAATTGCGATTGCAGAGGCTTATGCCCATTGCGAGGCTCTTACCCGCGCGCATTACGAGAATTTTCCGGTTGGCTCGGTGCTTATCCCCAAATCGATGCGGCCCCATGTGTATAGTATCTATGCGTTTGCGCGCACGGCGGATGATTTTGCCGATGAGCCGGGTTTGACGGCGCAGGAGCGGCTGGAACATCTGGCCGAGTGGGAAGCGCGTCTCGATGCGTGTCTTTCAGATCCCACGGGTCCGATATTTACGGCGCTTGCAGAAACGATTCGCGTGCATGACCTACCCGTGC from the Gemmatimonadota bacterium genome contains:
- a CDS encoding phospho-sugar mutase; translated protein: MTIYQQIENWAAENRISAAAFQGLSQWLIDPEFADFVPEIQLLIEDEDIDEIEDAFRTHIEFGTGGIRGKMGPGPNRINLRTIGEAAQGLAQYILKSGIEDARDMGVVIAYDTRNNSDVFARETAAIIAGNGIVARLFDGPRATPHLSFALRQTGAVAGVVISASHNPPSDNGFKACWIDGGQVVPPHDKNIIAEVGAVKRLDRIDYADGVDRELIEVLDEKLDAQYVEKLVDLSLCDARDIRVVYTPLHGVGSTSVVPALQNLGYSHLRVVEAQDVPDGNFPTVAGGVANPEDPGALSLAIEEARRVRADVVLASDPDADRLGCALPDPQKGWDAAPDNLAINGNQIGAILCYYILTSLREQDKLPDRGIVCKTIVTTDLISRIARDFGLISVDNLLVGFKYIGDVINNLSDDETFVFGTEESHGYLFTDFVRDKDAAVAAVLLAECAAQLKRQGRTLRDYLDDIYRAFGYFCEVQKSTYREGARGNEEIVQIMNGLRQDPPAEIGGYKVVEVIDRQTNTVRNVQAGSTRTIQGAMGNVLAFTLSEKGHTRVTARPSGTEPKIKYYVSATSADCADLAGDDLEQTRENVDQFAQEIVNGMLVSAECALKAVTS
- a CDS encoding dihydroxy-acid dehydratase (catalyzes the formation of 3-methyl-2-oxobutanoate from 2,3,-dihydroxy-3-methylbutanoate), which translates into the protein MTQSTDTGINRNLTSYGDPEFSKYIRRAFLAAAGYDGEDVDRPVIGIASTASDYNPCHGHMPDLIEAVKRGVFEGGGLPFVFPTISLNEIFFSPTTMLFRNLLSMETEELITAQPMDAVVLMGGCDKTVPAQLMAAASANIPAVQVVSGAMRTGSWQGERLGACTDCRRYWAQYRAGELSDEQIEGVTQSLCSTPGTCMVMGTASTMASVVETLGLMVSGGASPLSGTGDRLRVGVRSGRMAVALARAGRRPVQLLTRASFLNALAVLHALGGSTNAIVHLLAIARRAGTALTLEDMHEVSQRVPLLVDCKPAGVGYMEDFHEAGGVPALLKALASLLDCSVPTITGQALGDYLKTVQPPQSWQSTIRTLDNPLGATGALIVIRGNLAPDGAVLKVAAASPELLAHRGPAVVFDSAEDASARIDDPSLNITPDHVMILRNAGPVGDGFPEAGSLPIPKYLAQKGVKDMVRISDARMSGTSYGTVVLHCSPEAATGGPLAFVRDGDMVELNARERRIDLLVNEADLARRREAFVPPPIPGRGWRHLYAKCVLPAHLGADLDFL
- a CDS encoding STAS domain-containing protein; this encodes MNIDVRWVRKDGVLIVVLNGIIDSSSAPQLQRALESGIDPADRALLLDFEQVSFLSSAGLRIFLIFARRFNAPGKQFGVCALSDPIRNVITISGFDRFLKVYNSQAEAVNAFKGS
- a CDS encoding 3-oxoacyl-ACP reductase FabG → MTLKDRVAIVTGASSGIGRGIALALAREGASVAVADIQEAPKQGIYHDTDLTTSTEEEIEKLGGKGIFVQTDVSDDEAVRNLIEQTVSEYGTLDILVNNAGITIPGGIEETTIADYDTVMGVNLRALYVASKLAMPHLKKPSGRIIHIASVQSFGGGGGPAYAASKAGVVNLTRDTALELAPFGATVNAICPGYIETPIQDYLTPQDIEDCKVKTPLPRLGLPSDIGNAAIFFASDAAAWITGTALPVDGGWMASIF
- a CDS encoding aspartate/tyrosine/aromatic aminotransferase, coding for MFESLTMAPADPIIGLTEAFKNDPNPNKINLGVGVYKDGDGNTPIFASVKTAEERLLAHEDTKNYLGIEGDEAYNKAVQELLWGTEHEILTSGRAGTAQAPGGTGALRIAGDFIHQHYPHARVWLSDPTWANHPKIFESASVPTATYRYYNPSSYGLDFDAFIQDLGQIPAGDVVLLHGCCHNPTGVDPSPEQWAQIADIIADRGIIPLVDFAYQGLGNGLAEDAIGLLSLSRPGCELLVASSFSKNFGLYRERTGALTLVGKNATTVEKAMSHIKICIRTNYSNPPSHGAQAVATVLNDPALRAQWDGEVKAMRDRINNMRTLFVDTLETKGVRRDFSFIAHQRGMFSFSGLTPEQVEALRERYSIYIVSSGRINVAGMTKDNIGPLCEAIAEVLAD